The segment CGTTTTTTCGCGGTAATCCTGGTATTCGGGAGGCGATACCGGGAGTGGATCCAATCCATTTGCCGGAAGCTTTCCCCAAATCGTGACCAGGTCCTGTGGTTGGGGAAAGGGTAACTTTTTCAACAAGACGCCGTACACTGCGCTGAAAATTGCGGTGTTTAATCCGATCCCCAGTCCTAGAATCAAAAGGACCACAAGAACAAAACCGGGATTGCGGCGATAGGATCGTAAGGAATACTGAAGATCCTGGATTAGTGGATTCATATTATCAGCTGATACGCAAAGATAGTGCCAGACAGTAGTTCGACGGCCATTCGTTACAAGGTCGTTCGAATGCGGGAAATTCCATCCCGCAAACGGACAACGGAGCGAATGCCCAAAGAATGAGCATGCTCTAAAAAAAGGCCACTCACTTTTTCTGTTCTCGTCGGGAGGATCACGGTACGACTCTTGCTTCGGTGCATTGCTAGGAGTCCAAAGATGAAAATTCTGGTAGCGGATGATGATCGAATCTCCCGTGAACTGCTGGTTCGGACGTTGAAGGAGTGGGACCATGAACCTGTACATGCCAGAGATGGAATCGAAGCTCTAAAAGTCTTACGTGAAGAAAATCCTCCAACCCTCATGATCCTGGACTGGATGATGCCGGGAATGTCGGGAGCGGATGTTTGCAGGTTTGTGCGAAAAATTTGTACCAACAATCCCTACGTCTATATTCTTGTGCTCACCGGAAGAAAAGAGAAAAAAGATCTCATTGAAGCATTGGAAGCGGCGCAGACGATTTCATTCAGAAGCCTTTTGATCCGGACGAATTAAGGGTCCGCGTTCGCGCAGCCGTTCGTATCCTGGAGCTTCAATCCGCTCTGCTCTCAAGGGCAAGGCACGATTCGCTGACAGGACTTCTTAATCATGGCGCCATTTTGGAAGAGCTTGCAAAGGAGTTTAATCGCTGCCGGCGTGATAAAAAACCTGTGAGCGTTCTGTTGGCTGATCTGGATCATTTCAAGAAAATTAACGATCAGTACGGTCATCAAGCCGGTGATGAGGTTTTAGGTGTCACGGCTGAACGGATCCGGTCTACTTTTCGCTCCTACGATAGCATCGGCAGATACGGAGGCGAGGAATTCTTGATCGTTCTTCCCGGATGCTGTATCGAAGATGCATATAGGCTGTCGGACCGGCTTCGAAGTTCTGTCGCGGAAGTCGCAGCCGAATCAGCGACTGGATCCATTCTCTTCACAATCAGTATAGGAATTGCGTGCGCAACAAATTTCGCTCAGACATCACCAACTAAGCTCGTTCAGGCGGCGGATGAAGCGCTCTACAAAGCGAAAGAGAAAGGCAGAAATCGCATAGAAGTGGGTGTGTGACTTTTTTGAACAGAAGATCGCAAAAAACGCAAAGAAAAACAGCGAATAGTTACGATAAGGCTCTGCGAATGTTCCAGCCGGCGGCTTCCAATAGTTTTTCAGCTTGATCCGGGGAAACATTCTTCAGATGACTTACCAGCCGAACCATTCGATACCTCAACTTTGCATTCACCGGTTTTAAGTCAACCATCCAGCTACCGTGCGTTCTACCCAGTTTGATCATGCTGCAGGTCGTCAGGATATTCAAAGTGACTTTTGTTGCAGTGCCGGCTTTCATCCGCGTGGAACCCGTAACAAGCTCAGGTCCGGTGGGTAGATCGATTTCCACGTCCCAGTGTTCCTCGCGGTTTCGCATGGGATTGCAGGTGATCAAAATCGTTTTAGCTCCGATTGTGCGCGCTTCCTGAAGCGAGCCCAATACAAAGGGAGTGCGCCCGCTCGCGGTGATTCCGCAGACAAGATCTTGAGCAGTAACGGCTCGTTGCCGGATGGCAAGCGCTCCCTGTATCGGATCATCTTCAGCGCCTTCCACGCTTTTGTAGAGCGCTGTGACCCCACCGGCAATGATTCCCTGCACGCGCTCCGGAGATTCGCCGAATGTGGGGGGCACTTCACTCGCATCCAAAACACCCAATCTGCCGCTTGTTCCGGCGCCTGTATAGAACATGCGCCCGCCCTTTTCAAACACGTCCACCGCGAGATCGACAGCTTTTTCCAATCCCACGCTGCACGCTTGAAGGGCGTTGGCCACATAAGCTTCTTCCTCAATCAGTAAACGGACCAAATCTTTTGTTTCGAGATTCTCCAAATTTCTTGATCGTGGATTCTGCTGTTCAGTGCTCGCTCGCGCAAGCTCCTTTTGATCGCTGCGTGAGATCTCTTTGGCCTGCGACAGATCCAACGCAAATTCATTTTTCACAGCAAGCCATGCTGCGCCGAATGAGCCGGGCGTATGGCATATGGATACATTTGCTGGAAGCAACGGATCTAATGCGTTCTTGTACAAATCAACATACTTCGGGTGATTCAGGAAGATGCCTCCCAGAAGTTTTACTTCGGGCGATTGAAAATTCAGCCACCGGGCAACCGATTCCGTGTACTTGGCCAGCGCAGAAGCGCCTGCTTCAATCACAGCCAGCATTTCCCTGTCGCCATTGAGCGCCGCCTCAAACATCACGGGGGCCAGTCTGGAAATCGATGTCTTATCTGCGGCCTGGACCCAGTTGATGAGATCCTCCATCTGAGTAAGAGCCAGGTCTCTCATAATCTGCTGAGCAAGCATCGACGTTCGATGTTCCAGATCGTAAGTGCGCAATGCCAAACGCAATCCTTCCATGCAAATGACATAAGCGCCACCGCGGTCTCCCAGCAGATGTCCGCGCCCTGCTGCTTTTTCGATCCTGCCATCACGCCGTCCGGTGACCGCAGATCCCGTTCCGCTGATAACTGTGATTCCATCTTCACTCCCGAATGCCGCAGCCAACCCGGAATCTCGATCGCTGCCGGCTTGAATTGCCGCAGCAGGCCAGCTCTCATTTGCAAGCCTCAACAAATAGTTTCGATCCTGTTGATTTACACAACCCGCAAGAAAAATTCCAACGTGTGTTGCCTCCTGTGGAAGATGCTCAAACATCCACTCCAATTGCGATTCGGATGTGAGTTTCAAATTAGAAGGCGGCAATTGGCCATTGTTTACAAGCTCCGTATTAGAATCGCGATACTTCAAATAAATCCAATCCGTCTTGGTGCCGCCCCCTTCAACACCCAGTACAAGTTTTGTATCGCTTTCCATTGCTATTCCACGCGTTCCGGCGTGAGCCGGACAGTCATTTCCAGAACGCGCTGATAGTAAGCTTTGTATGCGAGTGAGGAAGCCGCCGCTTCTTCCAGAACGACCGTAACATCTGCATGCATCTGCAACGCGGAAGCTGTGATGGTTGAAGTGATGGGACCTTCGATGGCTTTCGCAACAGCATCTGCCTTGCTGTTACCGGATGCAAGCAAGAGAATTTTTTTTGCGTCAAGAATCGTTCCGATTCCCATCGTGATTCCGCAGGGAGGCACTTTTCCATTCGGCCCAAATGCTTTTTGATTTTCTTGAAGTGTTAGCTCGGCAAGTGTTTTGATTCGTGTGCGGGACGCCAGACTTGATGTCGGCTCGTTGAATCCGATATGGCCTGTTTTCCCGATCCCCAGGATCTGCAAATCGATCCCGCCGGCGTTTCGTATCGATTGTTCGTACTGTTCACAATACTGCTCAAAGTCCTGGCGGATGGAACCATCGGGCACATGAACATTTTTCGGATCAACGTTCACATGATTCAAAAAATTCCGGTGGATGTAACAGTGAAAGCTCTGCGGATGTGTGGAAGACAATCCCAGATACTCGTCCAGATTGAACGTTGTGGCCCGCGAAAAATCGAGTCCTTCTTCCTTGTGCAGTCGAATCAGTTCTCTATAGAGTCCAAGAGGCGTATTACCCGTTGCAAGTCCAAGAACCAGATCCGGTTTCTTTGAAAGATGATTCGCAACGATCTGCGCGGCCTTCGCGCTGAGAGTTTCATAGCTTTCCGTGATGATTACCAGCATCGCTAACTCTCAGGGACCGGATATCGTATGAATACTTCGGCAAATGCCGCTTGAATTGTCGTTTGTTGAGGGTCTGCAAAAATAGCTCGCCAGCGGTTCAATCCTGTTACTCCTTCCGAATAGGGCACACAGGCAACCTGGCTCTTGTGCTCGCTGATCGCCTGAATCTTTTTACTGATGAAGCTACTAATATCTTCAAACCGATCCCACTGGTTGAAAAGGCCCCACACTTCGTACGTCCAAAGAGTGACGCCTGTCCGTCCCTTGAGAGCTTTCAAGACGGCGCTGCCGGCCAATTGATGGGACGGATGACGATCCAGTTGGGGATGCAAGGTATAGACTTCGGCAGGTTCGATCCTGCTGATTGTTTCTTGAAGGCGATTTCGAGCGGTTTCAAAATTTTCGCTGGACTTTAAATCGGGTAAATTAAAAAACAATACTTCCTGAATCCCTAGGACCCGTCCGGCCCTTCGCGCTTCTTCCTGTCTCAACTCAACGAGAGAGTCTGGGTCAACATGAAAAGGCGTTGGTGATCTTCTCCCATCCGTCAGTACAATCGACGTAACAGTGGCCCCATCCGCTGCCAGCTTTGCTGCGGTGCCACCCATTCCGATCTCCATGTCGTCCGGGTGAGCGGAAACCAGAAGTATGTTCATATTTAATCTTGAATCGTAATCGTGATCGTAATCGTAAATTATGTTCAAAGAGAAACGTCGTCAATTCCTAAAAACGCAAAACGAATGAGCATCTTGACAGCAAATAATTTGAGCACTATGATGTGTATATGAGAACAACCGTCACCATCGACGATGACGTTGCCCGGGAACTTAAAAGTCGAGCGAAACGCAGCGAGAAAAGTTTTAAGCAGGTTTTGAATGAATCTTTGCGACTGGCATTTAGCCTTTCGCGGTCTTCCGTTCGTAAATTGAAACCCTTTCGGGTACGTGCGCACCGTTCTGCATTTCGGCCTGGAGTCGACATTGAAAAGCTGAATCAACTGGTGGATCAACTGGACGTCGAAGAGCGAATCGGGCCGCCGAAACGGAACTAGTGCCGTGTAAGACATGGTTCTAAAGTGATTCTTCCCCCTTATAAAGGGGAGGAACAGTAAACATCCATGTGTTACAGGACACTAGATGATCGTTCCGGACATCAATCTTCTGATTTATGCGTATAACGAGTTGGCGCCGCATCACTTGCGATCAAAAAGATGGTGGGAAAAACTTCTTTCCGAGGATACGGTGGTTTCGATTCCCTGGGCTGTCACATTGGGTTTTGTTCGATTGATGACTCACCGGCAAGTATTGGAGACTCCACTCCCGGTGAGTGAATGTTGTTCCATTGTTGAAGAGTGGTTTAGCAGACCCAACGTTCAACCTTTAGAGCCAGGATCGCGACACTTTTCTATATTCAAAGATTTTTTATCAGCTGCCGGGGCAGGAGGTAATCTGGTGACCAATGCCCATATTGCCGCAATGGTAGTCGAACATTCCTGCGAGCTTCATTCGAATGATTCTGATTTTTTGCGATTTGCGGGTTTAAAGTTGGTAAATCCCCTGTTAGAGTAGCGGCAAAACTACTCCAGCTGAAGTTCGGTTCGTTCTTCGATGCGCGGCTGCAGGTGATTTTGCATGATCGTGCGCGCGCAAGTATTCCAGCGCAGAATCGAATCGTCATTACCTGCGGGGCGAATTTTTTCAGCTTTTTCATACCAGTCCATCGCGTCACGCAACCAATCATAAGCAGCGTATCCGGAGCCGGGGCCGCCGGCGTCCAGTAGAGCTTTTCCGCGGCGTTCACAAATGATTCCGGAATAGTATGCCTTCTGATACTCACCTTGAATGCGTTGGGTCACTTCCTGCGCATGATGAATTCCGGCGCCGGACTGAAAGTGATCGGTTAGCGCGAGTACGAGTGTGATGAGGGCCTTTTGATTTTCCGGTTCAACCTGAAGAATATCTTCACAAATACTTTCCGCTTCACTCGGTTCATTCAACAACCGGTACCGTTCCGCTTTTTCTAACGCCCGAGGGATCGATTCTTTTGTGATCGGTTTCAGTTGAAACATAATGACTCTCCTGATT is part of the bacterium genome and harbors:
- a CDS encoding ABC transporter permease translates to MNPLIQDLQYSLRSYRRNPGFVLVVLLILGLGIGLNTAIFSAVYGVLLKKLPFPQPQDLVTIWGKLPANGLDPLPVSPPEYQDYREKT
- a CDS encoding response regulator, whose product is MKILVADDDRISRELLVRTLKEWDHEPVHARDGIEALKVLREENPPTLMILDWMMPGMSGADVCRFVRKICTNNPYVYILVLTGRKEKKDLIEALEAAQTISFRSLLIRTN
- a CDS encoding GGDEF domain-containing protein, with amino-acid sequence MEELAKEFNRCRRDKKPVSVLLADLDHFKKINDQYGHQAGDEVLGVTAERIRSTFRSYDSIGRYGGEEFLIVLPGCCIEDAYRLSDRLRSSVAEVAAESATGSILFTISIGIACATNFAQTSPTKLVQAADEALYKAKEKGRNRIEVGV
- the murQ gene encoding N-acetylmuramic acid 6-phosphate etherase — encoded protein: MESDTKLVLGVEGGGTKTDWIYLKYRDSNTELVNNGQLPPSNLKLTSESQLEWMFEHLPQEATHVGIFLAGCVNQQDRNYLLRLANESWPAAAIQAGSDRDSGLAAAFGSEDGITVISGTGSAVTGRRDGRIEKAAGRGHLLGDRGGAYVICMEGLRLALRTYDLEHRTSMLAQQIMRDLALTQMEDLINWVQAADKTSISRLAPVMFEAALNGDREMLAVIEAGASALAKYTESVARWLNFQSPEVKLLGGIFLNHPKYVDLYKNALDPLLPANVSICHTPGSFGAAWLAVKNEFALDLSQAKEISRSDQKELARASTEQQNPRSRNLENLETKDLVRLLIEEEAYVANALQACSVGLEKAVDLAVDVFEKGGRMFYTGAGTSGRLGVLDASEVPPTFGESPERVQGIIAGGVTALYKSVEGAEDDPIQGALAIRQRAVTAQDLVCGITASGRTPFVLGSLQEARTIGAKTILITCNPMRNREEHWDVEIDLPTGPELVTGSTRMKAGTATKVTLNILTTCSMIKLGRTHGSWMVDLKPVNAKLRYRMVRLVSHLKNVSPDQAEKLLEAAGWNIRRALS
- the nagB gene encoding glucosamine-6-phosphate deaminase, producing MLVIITESYETLSAKAAQIVANHLSKKPDLVLGLATGNTPLGLYRELIRLHKEEGLDFSRATTFNLDEYLGLSSTHPQSFHCYIHRNFLNHVNVDPKNVHVPDGSIRQDFEQYCEQYEQSIRNAGGIDLQILGIGKTGHIGFNEPTSSLASRTRIKTLAELTLQENQKAFGPNGKVPPCGITMGIGTILDAKKILLLASGNSKADAVAKAIEGPITSTITASALQMHADVTVVLEEAAASSLAYKAYYQRVLEMTVRLTPERVE
- a CDS encoding PIG-L family deacetylase, which produces MNILLVSAHPDDMEIGMGGTAAKLAADGATVTSIVLTDGRRSPTPFHVDPDSLVELRQEEARRAGRVLGIQEVLFFNLPDLKSSENFETARNRLQETISRIEPAEVYTLHPQLDRHPSHQLAGSAVLKALKGRTGVTLWTYEVWGLFNQWDRFEDISSFISKKIQAISEHKSQVACVPYSEGVTGLNRWRAIFADPQQTTIQAAFAEVFIRYPVPES
- a CDS encoding DUF2191 domain-containing protein, which encodes MRTTVTIDDDVARELKSRAKRSEKSFKQVLNESLRLAFSLSRSSVRKLKPFRVRAHRSAFRPGVDIEKLNQLVDQLDVEERIGPPKRN
- a CDS encoding type II toxin-antitoxin system VapC family toxin — translated: MIVPDINLLIYAYNELAPHHLRSKRWWEKLLSEDTVVSIPWAVTLGFVRLMTHRQVLETPLPVSECCSIVEEWFSRPNVQPLEPGSRHFSIFKDFLSAAGAGGNLVTNAHIAAMVVEHSCELHSNDSDFLRFAGLKLVNPLLE